The Fulvia fulva chromosome 1, complete sequence region CGCTCTGCTTTCCCACCATTCTCATCAACCTTCTCATCCCAACCTTTGCGTCCACCGAGAACTATCAAAGCTTCGTGCGGTGTAAGTAGTGGACGAGGAAACGCATAACCCCAATCGATGCTCAATCGTGGGCACGCAACTTGCACCCAGCAGTCCACGTCTGGCATCATTGCCAATTTGCCGGGGAAGATTTCGCTGAGCAGCAAGTTGACCCAGGGGATGCCCCTCTCTCGCAAGTGATTTTCAATCAAGGTCATGGTATGGGGATTTCCTTGTCTACCCAGACTGCCCAAGATCAGACCCCATTTCTTCGCTTGTCGAGCTTGTGTTAGGGCTGTCGTTCGATCGCTGAGAAGTTGCTCATGATCGTATGTCTCGTGTGTCAGTCGCCGTGAGTATGGGTCGTAGCGGTATGCTGGTATCGATGGGTTGTGGATCATGGCACTCTCGAGGTGGAATCGTCCATCACCAAGATATAGGATGAGGTCCACGTTCTGCTCTTTCGATAGGTGTGGCGAAGTGCAGCCAAGGATCTCACCTTTCGAAAGCGGCATGATCTGAGGCACGATCATATTGTAACCGGCCGCTCGAAGCTGAGTGCTTGTGCCATGAAGGGTAGCATTGAACTGGATTGTCCCTACCATTGCTATCGTGCTGCCCGGCTTGAAGTTGCGCTCGATAGTCGCCAACAGATGCTCGACATCAATCTGGATGTCAACAAAGACATACAGAGTCTGAATCTTGGTCACGTTCACGGGTACCAGGCATGAATGTGCATAATGGACCAGCATGTCGCAACCCAGAGCTCGGGCGGTGTAGTCATCAATACAGCAAGCACCGTATGTCACATCACCCATGATGAGTGTGTTGGCTCCGGGACAGAATTGTGACAAGATGTCGGAGATGGTGGTGGCAAACAACAACAGACCTTCGGGCATTTGCAGGGCAATCTTCGTTGCTCCAGAGGTCCGCACGCGGTGAATGGTCTTGTGGATCTCGAAGTTGTAGTTCTTCGGTAATAACGCGATGGCATCGTTGATATCCTTGTCGTGTAGTATGTCATCTGGGACATTGTTCAATGCACGAGGTGCTCGCCGACGAGGCGCGACTGTTTCTGTCAGTTTGCAGTATCGAGGATGATAACAAGCAGACTTCACCTTGCACTGCACCACTGTCCTCGATGGTCCCGCTGCTGGATTCAGCTTTCGCCGCCGCGATGGCGTCTGCAGCCTTCCTGCCAATGAAGCGTCGTTTTGGTGCTTTCGGCACGGTTTCGGCATCCGCGTCCAGCTCTGTGGTCGGGGTGACGCCCGGTCCCAGGTCTGCTATAGCACGGTCCTCTTCCATGGTTTTGCCACTTGTTGCTATGCCGCCGACAACGTCTTTCGCGATGCAAACGTTTCTCGACCAGCTGTTGACTCGCGTCAGACGAGATCTGCGAAGAGTCTTTTGGCGAGTTTAAGCTCTCGCTAAGATCTGGAGTATCTCAGCCGCCAGCCTGTTCCTTGCAGCAGGAGTCCTGGCTCATGGCCTAATGCAGAGACTTCGCAGCGTGCCTGGTCGCGTGGCCGCACGCTTGTAAAGCGTAAGTGTTTAATGTGATACCCCCGTTATCGTGGGTGTTGCAGTCGAGGATGTCTTGCAGCGGCGACTACGACGCCAGAAGAGCACGAACAGACGGTGGCCAGTCCGTTGATACGTTGAGGTGACAAGGCTGAGTTGGGTGCAGTCGACTGTTTTGCTGAAAGAGAAGTTGCAACTTCCAAGTTGCAGCAAGAATTACGCGAGCGCGGGAGGCGCCGAGGGGCGATACATGTACGCTGCAATGTGCATCATACATGTGCGCAATTCAAATCCTTGCGATCCTTGCACCTCGAGACGTGGGAATGCTCCAGCTGTGCGCCAGCGGGAGCTACATGTACGCAGAGCCACGGCTGCGTAACAAAACCAGCAGGCAGAGCAGTGGGAGTGGCAGTTGGCAGAACAGTGCAAGCAAGCAACAGTCTGGTCTGCGGAGTCGTTCGCGTCTAAAAGTAGAGCTAGGAGTGCAGTGCGATCGACTGGTTGGCTCGGGTGGTGGGTGGTGGAGAGGACGCGTCGAGGTGAAAGTGTGGGCCTACATGATACAGTACATGTATCTTTGCCAGCTCGCGCTGCCCCGAGCCAGCTGACGCCAGCTAGTTCTTTTGTAGCAACGGGAGGCGTCTCTCCTCAACTCTGCCCTGTGACCTGT contains the following coding sequences:
- a CDS encoding 2-(3-amino-3-carboxypropyl)histidine synthase subunit 1 → MEEDRAIADLGPGVTPTTELDADAETVPKAPKRRFIGRKAADAIAAAKAESSSGTIEDSGAVQVAPRRRAPRALNNVPDDILHDKDINDAIALLPKNYNFEIHKTIHRVRTSGATKIALQMPEGLLLFATTISDILSQFCPGANTLIMGDVTYGACCIDDYTARALGCDMLVHYAHSCLVPVNVTKIQTLYVFVDIQIDVEHLLATIERNFKPGSTIAMVGTIQFNATLHGTSTQLRAAGYNMIVPQIMPLSKGEILGCTSPHLSKEQNVDLILYLGDGRFHLESAMIHNPSIPAYRYDPYSRRLTHETYDHEQLLSDRTTALTQARQAKKWGLILGSLGRQGNPHTMTLIENHLRERGIPWVNLLLSEIFPGKLAMMPDVDCWVQVACPRLSIDWGYAFPRPLLTPHEALIVLGGRKGWDEKVDENGGKAERVYPMDFYGREGLARVKANEVAVKQVVASAA